In Elusimicrobiota bacterium, the genomic stretch TTGCAGGCGAAACTCGGCCCGGTCGTCTTCGGATAAATCTTCCAAATCCCGGCCTTGAAAAACGATTTTGCCGAAGGTCGGCTGCTCCAACGTGGCGACGATGTTGAGCAGCGTGGATTTGCCCGATCCCGAAGGGCCGGCCACGGCCGAAAATTCTCCGGACTCAAAACTCAGATTAATGTCCACAAGCGCCGTGACCGCGAATTCGTCTTCCCGATAAATCAACTCGCGCAAATATTTCGCCCGCTCCGCGATCGAATCCTTATGCTTTAACTCTTCCCGGGCATGCTCCACCGTTCCTCTAATTTCCCTGTAAACGTGCAGCAGATTCTTGGTGGAAAAAATTTCGCGCAAATTATCCATGCCCCTGGTTTTTTCAAACAGATCCCCCAGGCTCGGCAACAAGGCGTGTTCGCTGGTTTTATAGGCCTTGGTGACTTTTTCAAGAACCAACAAAGGAATCTGCGGCTGCGTCATACGTGCCTCAAGGCTTCGGCTGCGCGCAGACGCCGCACGCGCAAAGCCGGCACGATGCCGGCCACGCAGCTGACCAGCACGACGCAAACGATGGCCAACAAATGGCTGGACCAGGCAAACCGCAAAAACAGCGTTTTTTCAAAGGGCAAAAAATAACTCAAGGCTTCCCCCAGCGGAAGCGGCAACCCGACAAAATGAAAGAAAATAATGATGGACATCCCCCAAGCCGCGCCCCAAGACATGCCCACAACGCCCAAATAAGCCGACTCGGTCAACAACAAAACCGCCACGTCCCGCCGCTTGGCGCCTAACGCCATCATCAAACCGAACTCGCGAATGCGCTCGAAAAGGCTCATGAGCATGGTGTTGAGAATGCCCAAAGCCACGATGGCGAAAACCACGGTCAACACCAACAAAAGAACGGAGTCTTGAAAACCTTGGATATGAATAATTTCCGCGCTCACGTCTTTCCAAGAGAGCACCTTAAGCCCTTTTTGAGACGCTCCCAGGGCCCCGGCCAGGCGCTGCTGCACGGCATGAAGCTTCGATGCGTCCTTGATCTTGACGGCGATCGTATTAACCTCGTCCCCCCAGGCCAATAAATCCTGCGCGTCCTGGCGCATCATATACACCATCGAGGCATCCCAGGTGTAGCTGCCTGTTTCAAAAATGCCCACGACCCGCAAAGCCCTGCCCTCGAAAGCGCCTTCACGGCTTTGGGCCATGATCACGACTTTTTCCCCGATCCGAACGTCTAAATTTTTAGCGATTTTAGAGCCGACGATGATCTCGCGCCCTGCCTCCAAAAAACGGCCGTCCCTGACATAGCTTGAAATCGTGGACAGCTTGGATTCATCCTGCGGGTCGATGGAAAAAACGCCCACGCCCATGGAATTCACCGCGGACGCGACAAGGCCGGTGAATAAAATGCGCTTGGAAACAGCCGTGATCTCAGGATCGGCCTTGAGCGCGGCGTCGATCTCGGCAACGCCGCCGAACGAGGCTTCGGGAATTTTTGGATCGTCCGAAGCCTTGGACTGAACCTGGAGGTGCGCGTTAAAAACCCCGATCGCGCGATCCACCATGTCCGCCTGAAGGCTCTTGATCAAGCTTTGGATGAAAAAGAGGGCGGCCACGCCGATGATCACCGAGGCCAAGGTCAAACCGGAACGCCGACGATTTCTTAAAACATTGCGGACGGCCAGTTTACAGAGAGCGAGCAACATTTACTTTAAACCCTTTTCCAGCGTTTCCTTGGTAAAAATTTTCGGATCAATGGATTTGTCGAATGAAATATCCAAATACTCAATGACCGTTTTTTGCCCGCTTTTTTTAAGCGGCACGCAGGTCATTTTAACGGGGATGCGCTTGCCGCCCATCATCTTGATATCTTCCAGCGCAATTTCCCGGATCAACTCGCCGCGCTCGCTGTAATCCTGCTCGGCGACCGGAATAATTTCTTTGCCGTCGGCTGAAACGGCGGCGCTCCAAATCACCTTGCCCCAAACAACCGGGGCTTCCGGCTTGGGCC encodes the following:
- a CDS encoding ABC transporter permease, translating into MLLALCKLAVRNVLRNRRRSGLTLASVIIGVAALFFIQSLIKSLQADMVDRAIGVFNAHLQVQSKASDDPKIPEASFGGVAEIDAALKADPEITAVSKRILFTGLVASAVNSMGVGVFSIDPQDESKLSTISSYVRDGRFLEAGREIIVGSKIAKNLDVRIGEKVVIMAQSREGAFEGRALRVVGIFETGSYTWDASMVYMMRQDAQDLLAWGDEVNTIAVKIKDASKLHAVQQRLAGALGASQKGLKVLSWKDVSAEIIHIQGFQDSVLLLVLTVVFAIVALGILNTMLMSLFERIREFGLMMALGAKRRDVAVLLLTESAYLGVVGMSWGAAWGMSIIIFFHFVGLPLPLGEALSYFLPFEKTLFLRFAWSSHLLAIVCVVLVSCVAGIVPALRVRRLRAAEALRHV